The Vitis vinifera cultivar Pinot Noir 40024 chromosome 18, ASM3070453v1 region TTGTTTGCTTTTGTGTTACATTTTTTTACCATGCATGTGACCTCTTTAAGTTTGTTTAATATGTCACATAAATACGTGGAAGTTCACACTTTTCGATAAACTGGGTAATAAATTCTTTGTCCATTTACAGAGGAGAAATTAAGGAGAACAAACTCATATGTGGGCATGGAGCAATTGGATCATGCATGGCAGCCTTGGAGGCCTCTGGTAGGGGAAATGAATTAAGACTAAAATGGTcctgtaaaatataattttgttgtCTCAATGACATCCAGGGGATCCTCCTTTATTTTTGACTATTTTTTAGTAGTGAATTGCATTGCTATTCAAATCCTGATGCTGGTTTGGATCTAAATCCTTACCAGGACTTCAGATGTGAGATTGTTTTTGAGGATGAAATTTTGTTATCCATTTATACCATTGAGAGTGTGCTTGTTTGCCTCATTTTTAGCCTATTCATTTGAATTCcaatgttttttttccctttttagcCCACATTCCAACTAGAGAATTTTAGGGCAAATGCTAAAGCTGCTCATTTGACTTTGAAAGATAACTTCCGTCATCATCTGATTATATTAGATTCTAAAAGAAATCAGAAATTTCTTAGTCATTAGATAACTTTAACTGGTTTTCTCAAGTATTACCTGAAGTTTGTGAATAACTGCAACATAACAGTATGCCCATTGTGGTGCGGAGAGAGTATCGCCATAATGAAGTTCTATTAATGTTGTGATCAAAACCAGGTACCATTTGCCTCTCTTGGGAACGAACACATTTTGGTCATGTTTGGAACTTGAGAATGAGGAGAGGGAATTACtatcatttcattcattttctcatcCATTCCTATGTTTGGGGTACTCAAGTGGCTTTTCAATCCTTTTTTTCATCAGTCTCATGTCTAGGTAATTCAAGTAATaatgaaaatggaataaaaaatcattccaatggaaatgaaattttaCTTATAAGTGGATTTCGATTAATCTATAAATTGATGTATTTTGATTCTCACGaggaaagttgtttttaaaagcattttttttaaaataaaaaaataaatacttgtttggataagttgtttttatttttttttatttaaaaattataaattcaacttAGATAACATAGGCTAAatctaattcaatttttattaaaaataaaaattattttgtaattacaaataaataggttttaataaatatcaatattaatattgcaataaaattataattttttttataaatattgtaaaaatatggatattaacattTTCATGCAagtataattgatttattttgttaaaaataaatactaataaTTTAACCTTAATAATtgctaatattattttattttgagtgaatttaaaaaagttttgaagTGTTAATGAGTTAACTGTTATATTATATGCACATATTTAGCACTCAAGTAAAAATATAGGATtctgaaaaaaatttaatctgtAATTGATTAATGAGTATTTTGAATTCCgagttattattaaaaactagaagattcattaaataattaaaacattaattatatgTCTCACTTCATTTAGAGTTGATTTATTCAAGTGAAAAAAATCAGAAGATATAATTATGTATATGGTAGAAATAGTAAAATTATAACTCatggattttgatttattatttgttgtgattatatatacatatatagttactatttatgttttaaactatttttaaaaattactactCATTAGCTAATTCAATGTATTAAGTTTTACTTAATGTAGAGTTTATTTACTTAGTGAAAAAAGTTCGTCAATGTTTGATtacatgtaaataaaaaattagcaaattcgttcaaaatgaatttaagttTGATCATTTCTATGACCTTTTATTACTAATTGAATTAgtatttaaacttatttttaaaattaataaaaaataagaaaaacattaatGGTCATATTGGAAGATTTTTTGTATTGATATTGAGTGgtagaaaaagaatgaaaaaaagaaagataccgtgttctattttatttatttatttatattttttgttttattcttcttatttaaaaaaaaaatttgaagaaaacaatttccatttattcttaaaaactattctatattttactttattcttaaaaattgtttttaaagaacaaCCAAACAATgttataaaagtttaaaaacaacatttttttgtttttaaaaataggacattgtttttaaatcatatgattaaataaacttttattatttagccaaaaaaaaaccctctcaaataccttaaataaaaaaaaaacaatatgcaGTTTGAaagcctttttttaaaaaaaatgaaaataaaaaattattttaaactatattgatattattctcaatttatttatttttcctctgtCATTCCATTGTTACATgacattaaaaatgaaaacaaataatgatTCCAACATTACATTCTTAGGTGCATTCCAACACAAAAAttggaatcatcaaattcattattGTTCAAGGAGCAATGGGAATAGTAACAAATATTCATTCCCATTACCAAACATGACCTTCAAGGTAAAGAATGATGTGGCAGTATTTACAATATTATAatgaaattcaatcaaaatataCATCTTCTAAGTAAATACTTCAGCAATTCAAGGGGCTTGCTTGGCAGGCTGAGGTATGTTGTATAGAAGAAGGCCCAACAGGAGAATCACACCACCAAAGAGAAAAAAGGGACTCAAGCTGGCACCTTGTGGGAGATATGGCAATGGAAGGCTAAGAACATAAATTGAAATTGGCACTGCAACGTACAATAGAGCACCCATTAACCAAAAAACATATAGAAACATGCACTTGAAAGCACATGGCCAGAATCGAACAAATTACACCTAGCGTAATATTGCCATCCTCACACCGCTTATGGAGGACCAAAGACTTTGGATTGCACCACTACGTCCTTATTGCATGCATTTCATGCCTACCTATCAACTTTATGATTGGATTttctttctaataattttttttctttaatggaaCTTAAATAGCACTATTTACATTATgtaatttgaatgagtttggtaatgattttaacatttttaatacttgaaagataaaaattttcaagtattaaaaatgttagaaacgctTCCTATAATCACTGCCAAACACACTTTTAGAATGCGTTtgttagtgattttagaaagtgttttcaatatttctaatacttgaaaaataaaaaatttcaagtatcagaaaaactataaacacttcttagaatcactacaaaaaacactataagagtgcgtttgacagtgattcGAGGAAGTGTTTTTaccatttctaatacttgaaattttttatttttctagtattaaaaaaattagaaatacttcctaaaatcactaccaaacgtgTTATCCTGTTTCTCAgtgtttgagagagagagaaagtgagagagagagagagggagcgGACCTGATGCCATTGCAGCAAGAGTAGAAACTACTGCAGAGGAAATTTTTACTAGATTAAGCAATGATATGTTGAAAGCTATATTGGTAGCCAAATAAAGCAGGGGCAGCAATGGAGCTCCATCACAACCTGAAGCAACAAGCCACAAATGTAGAAGTGATAAGAATGACTTAGGATATACAACTGTAGAACGCATTAAATCTGGGTAGTTTGTTGTATTTTTGGGAGCATTCATCATCCTCCTTCTGTAtttatttatccttaatttaatacatttgttgtttttgataaaaaaaaaaaaaaaaaaaaacacattaaatCTGTTGTAGGGAGGGAATCAGGAGCTATTCGGAATGCCCTCTACTAGAGGTTTTATTCCTCCATTTTATCATATATGTATAAAATTAGGTCCTCAACAAATTAAGGTGCACATTAAAAATGTTACACAGATAGCATTCTACTTTAATGAAATGTATTCCAACTTTCCAAGATAAGAAAGCTTACCTGGTATATTGGATCCAATATTCAAAAAGCAACCAGCACCAGCTTTTAGGTATGAAGGGAGCTGTGGAAAAGGTATACCTCTGAAGTTTGACAGCAAAGGCAGAAGGAGAAGCACAAAAAGAGCCTACATGTCAAATAAAGTGTTAAAACTCCACAGTGGAGAATGCTCAAAGAATTCCACATCAAACAGGCATTTATGATTTGTGATTTTGTTGGCATCCAATAAGATGATTATATGACCAAAGGGTCCTGCTAATGGGAGGAATCAATCAGGACCAGGCATGCAAATAGCACTTtcagaattaatttatttattcaaatccCTGATAAGTGAAATGGCAAAATTAgctaaaaacaacaaaacaggGCCAAAAGCCACGAAAAATCTAGCAGCATCAGCAACAAATTTGACACTAGAGGTTCAGTGGCAACCATAGCATATTTGACACTACAAGCATACATAACTCAAGGATGATAACAAAAATTACTTCAAGGGTTATAGTAGTATCACTTTCATAACAACCAATGCTAAAATACGACCATATATTGACTTTTCTAGACATAAGTAACTGCACTACTTGGAAAGTTATGGGGAAGGAGGGTAGTGAGTACCCTATCAAGCCATATGAATATTACCTGGAATCCGGATCCAAAAGAATTGACAACAAATATGTCAAGAAGCTTCCCCTGTATGTTGATAAGGGGATTAATTACACACATGCACAATAACTTATCAACAGGAAAATGGATTATAAGGCTAGAAAAAGTTTACCATACCTTAAGCCGGGTTGCAgcatcaacaaaaacaaattccTGTTCAACAttgattatgattattttgcCCACACAAGGTaccattaaaaatattactatTGTCCATTGCTATAACCTTGATAATAGATGCACCAGCTTGGAATGCACTTGAAGCTATCATTAATGCTGGCCATATAAACTCAATTCCTGACAGCATTTGATCACCATTTGACCCACTGCAGTTATGAAACACATATAACTAGTTTAAATCCACTTCACTGCAACTGAAAAGGGTAGCTACACATATTTGTAAGCATACAGTCATACTTTAAAAATTCGTTTTTGAAGGCCAGGCTTGACACACCTCACAGACCAGCACATTTCACCATTGCTTCTCTATAACCAACCAGAGACAATAAGTACCTTCTGGGAAAGCACATGATAAAATGCAAATAGGAAATTGGAATTCCATTTTACTTAATATCAGCACCGTTCAGGGCACGATATTCACCAAAAACCGAGTACATGAATTTACTGAAACTTAATCACTGAGATCTGTTAgatacaaaattttaagaaaagtaGTGCATGTACCATGATAGTTCATGACAATTCCTATTTTGGAAACTTCTCACCACTATCATGCAAAACTCTGAAATCAGAAGACAGCGTAGTTGTAGATTTTCCAACAAATCTGGACAGTGAAAGCTCGGAAACCATTGGAGgaaaatatgataataaaacaaaaatgagaaaattataaTGGGGACCCACCAATAAAGGAAATTTTGAGatataaaaaaccaaataaagaGTATTAAGCTTACTTCTTGTGAAGTTGAAAATTTGAGACTAGAACGTCAAAAAGAAGTCCAAAAGTTGGTGATTCAGTAAAAGAGAATAATACTATTTGATTTCAGTGACAGATAAAGAACAGTCAGTTTTAGTTAGTTTCCTAACTgccaaaaattatatttataggAATAGGAATAAAACAAGAACCCAAGTCAAATTACAGAATCCTTCTTAGAAGTAGATTTTTATTCAGACAACTGTCCACCCCCCCCTcccttttttgataaataagagaATGTATTAAAGAGCACAACTAATGCACAAGAGTACATAGGACGAATACAATGAACACCAAaaggcaaaacaaaaatgaggggaaataaaaaaatacttcctCCCTCAACAAAAACCCAACCAATCTATATAATTGACCAAAGGCATAGAAGTTTCTGCTAACCTTTGTTCTGATATTTTGCATTTTACTCATCAAGAAACACAAACATCCAGAGGTGTttatacataaaatataaacaaaatgtCCATTTTATCCTAATGCCCATTATGTCTAATAACAGCTGACATTGCCTAACTTTTAGATTGGCACCTCAACCCTTCAACATAGTAAGGAAAGAGATGTGTAAAATTCATTGACATGCTAAAAGTTACAGCAGAGGTCCAAAAATTGGAGGAAAAGGAATTGAGATACCTCGCAACAGCGGTTACTACACCAGCAGCTACAAGAAAGCATCCAAGAATTTGATTGAAGGAGTATTTTCTCCCCAAAATAAGAGTAGAAAGAGCCAGCTGCCAAACCAAAAATGTCTGCAAGAGAAGGTATGGAAACCAACATTGAGGATCAAGGATGGTCAAAAGATATAGCAAGGCACTTCATTAGATTTGTTTGAGCATTAATCCAGACTGCAATATAAGCTTCCATATATCATTTTCCACAAAATTGTTTAATTGGAAAACATGTTTCTTGTCAGTGTGCAAGAAATTGCATTTATTAATAGATATGTTAGAAGAAGTAAAACTAACAAAGCTTTATCCCGACTAATTGAGGTCAGCCAAAGAAATTCTTTTCACTATTATGCTACAAGGAAGAATCTGCTGTTAAACCACATCTTCCTTCACAACCTTGAGGCTTGATCCATATTCTTTTTGGCCATTCTCTACTCCTTGTATCATCTTTAACTTGAATCACAGTGCATTGCTggtttttattacattttctttcaatttattGCATAGCAAAGACAAATTTAATGTGATCTTATAAATATCAGCAATTAAAAGAGccaaaagaggaaaagaaatatcaaaagtagataaataaataaaattgtggcACATATAGAAAATTTACATTATTTGGGGGAGAAAAAAAAGTGTTCTAATACCTGCCCATGATGGCAGATATTCCTTACCAGAGTCCCTGAATCCTGAGTGGTGGGATTTGACAAGTCCTGTTCCTAATCACATATGTCCAAGTACATGGTACATGGCATGTTGAAAATCCTGTTCCTGATGACATGCATCCAATTGATATGTacatttatattcaaatttagAAACAAAAAGGGTAAGTAGAGGTGTAAATTTGGTTTGATATTTCCAAGCTCAGGTCTGAATACTCTAGGACCAGATCTGGCCTTCAATTCCAGCCATAGCCTTCTCCCATGGCCAAGTTCACAGTTTATGATGTAGTTCCCTTCTTTCATCTATCACAACACCCCATGACACCCAACCCACCACACACCTCTCCTGTCCCCAACCCCAAAAgtcttcttctcttttccttttctaaaaCTCAACTGCTAATTCCCTCACGAGTCCAGCCCAAAAGCCTTAAAGACTATGATTGGTCTGATTGAGACTACCCCGTTTGAGTTCAAACCTGTATAACACCAATCTAATAACCAAGTAATTTAAGGCaattagaaattgaaaggaGGAGCAACAAAAAGTTCCATTTCTGAAGGATACGAAGAAAAGAATGACTCACAACCactaaagaaaactaaattCATTCCTTTTAGCAATCTTGTTTTAGACTATTTCATACAATTAAGATTACCTGATTCAATAAGGGTATAGCTGGTCCAGGAAGCATAGCTGTAAAAAACACATAATATTCAGTATAAAGGCCCAATCAGacacaaagaaaataatttgggCATGGTTAGTAGTGCAAATGAGAACTGCTTTCTCTTTAAGAAAATAGACttaatgaaaatgatagaaaaacgaattaattgtataaatataataCCTGCAGAAGCCATCCCAGAAGCAACACCAAGGGCTTCTAGAATACCGATTGCCATAAAACGTGATTTTGGAAGGGCTATCATTTCATCCGTTACAATCCCCGCACGATACCGTATATATagtatagaaaaataaatagccGCATACCTGGGCATCATACAACCGTACTTGTCAGACTTCTAAAAGCATTACAGACCAAGCAACTGactaaatatctatatatatcgAAGTCCAAAAGGAAtgaactatgaaaaaaaaaaaacatatgataatggtatcacattttttttcttcatgaaaaAGGGTCCAGATGATCCCTGATATGCTTTCATTAGCTCCATTTCCAACTAAAATTACTTCCTATTCAATATTTCTTGTTGAAACTACGAACTTATGATTCTAGAGTTTGgaataaaggaaaaagataagaaagaaaatgaaaaagatgaaaTTTACCCGAAAGTAGTGAACTGGGCTAAAAAGAATGGGTATTGCTTCAGAGGAACAAGAGCAAGCTTGTAAAACACGCGATTGACAACCGCCAAAATTACAGTGATTGCCGAGCAGACGATTACTAGTCCGGTGTTGGAGGATGAAGTTTGGGAATTGTCGGCGGATGCGCGGACTCTGAAGTTGGGGGTTTTCGGTGAATTGTGACTTGAAACTCCATGGAGGGGTGATCTGGAAGGAAAATGAAGATGGTATCTAGGGTTTTGAGAAATATGCATTGAAATTAGAGGAGAGAAGGGTGAGAGATGGGCGGTGTAGGTATGAAGAGTTAAGGGTTTAGGAGGAATGACATGGAAACGGACGCAGGACACCGCGCACGAGAAGGCCATGACAGGAGACAGCGGTTGT contains the following coding sequences:
- the LOC100267712 gene encoding protein CLT2, chloroplastic encodes the protein MAFSCAVSCVRFHVIPPKPLTLHTYTAHLSPFSPLISMHISQNPRYHLHFPSRSPLHGVSSHNSPKTPNFRVRASADNSQTSSSNTGLVIVCSAITVILAVVNRVFYKLALVPLKQYPFFLAQFTTFGYAAIYFSILYIRYRAGIVTDEMIALPKSRFMAIGILEALGVASGMASAAMLPGPAIPLLNQTFLVWQLALSTLILGRKYSFNQILGCFLVAAGVVTAVASGSNGDQMLSGIEFIWPALMIASSAFQAGASIIKEFVFVDAATRLKGKLLDIFVVNSFGSGFQALFVLLLLPLLSNFRGIPFPQLPSYLKAGAGCFLNIGSNIPGCDGAPLLPLLYLATNIAFNISLLNLVKISSAVVSTLAAMASVPISIYVLSLPLPYLPQGASLSPFFLFGGVILLLGLLLYNIPQPAKQAP